Proteins encoded by one window of Manihot esculenta cultivar AM560-2 chromosome 10, M.esculenta_v8, whole genome shotgun sequence:
- the LOC110625076 gene encoding probable glutathione S-transferase, with protein MAEEEVKVFRTWSSPFALRVIWALKLKGVEFDTVYEDLSNKSPLLLKYNPVHKKVPVLLHNGKPICESLVILEYVDETWPQVPLLPQDPHERAMARFWAKFGDDKVLPSIVYGILFKQGKEQEEEIPKAMENLQFLEEELKGKKFFGGEEIGLVDLALGWLAYELGIFEEVMGLKLIDQQKFPQLAQWIQEFSNVPIIQENWPPRDKLIAKFAACREAALAKAGL; from the exons ATGGCAGAAGAAGAAGTAAAGGTTTTCAGAACATGGTCAAGTCCATTTGCTTTAAGAGTGATATGGGCACTCAAACTGAAAGGGGTTGAGTTTGATACTGTGTATGAAGATCTCTCCAACAAGAGCCCTTTGCTTCTCAAATACAACCCTGTTCATAAGAAGGTCCCTGTGCTTCTGCACAATGGGAAACCCATCTGTGAATCTCTTGTTATTCTTGAATATGTAGATGAGACATGGCCACAAGTTCCGTTGTTGCCTCAAGATCCTCATGAGCGAGCCATGGCTCGCTTCTGGGCCAAGTTTGGCGATGATAAG GTATTACCATCAATAGTATATGGGATTCTGTTCAAGCAAGGAAAAGAGCAAGAGGAAGAAATACCAAAAGCAATGGAGAATTTGCAGTTTTTAGAAGAGGAACTAAAAGGAAAGAAATTCTTTGGAGGAGAGGAAATTGGATTAGTGGATCTTGCATTGGGATGGCTTGCATATGAGTTGGGTATATTTGAGGAAGTGATGGGTCTAAAACTCATAGACCAACAAAAATTCCCACAATTGGCACAATGGATTCAAGAATTCTCAAATGTCCCAATCATCCAAGAAAATTGGCCACCTCGAGACAAGCTTATTGCCAAGTTTGCTGCCTGTCGTGAGGCCGCCCTTGCAAAAGCAGGACTTTAA
- the LOC110624497 gene encoding cytochrome P450 76A1, with protein sequence MEFICGFLVWASLFLSLAVILCRRGKILGQGTKNLPPGPPGWPILGNIFDLGIAPHKALEELKFKYGPVLWLRLGSMDTVVIQSAKTAAELLKNHDTSFCDRKSLEVFNCHNYRDGSLAVGQFSPYWRMIRRLCSVEMMTVKRVNDTASTRRKCIHQMIRSIEDDTAAATARGESGVVNLPHYLFLMSFNIVGNLMLSRDVVDSQCKEGYEFFQAMGMVSVWAGKPNLADFFPFLKWLDPQGLKRNMTRDMGRALEIVEGFVKERIEEYKFGDKEKASKDFLDTLLEFEGDGKDWHEKIPYERLIILVLEMFFAGSETTSTVIEWAMAELLRQPEAMRKVKEELIEVVGENRNVEESDIDKLPYLQVVVKETLRLHPPLPLLLPRNTIQDTKFVGYDVPKDTQVLVNAWAIGRDPDSWEDPLSFKPERFLGLNIDYKGQNFELIPFGSGRRICVGMLFAQRVILLGLASLIHCFNWELDKDSTHETLDMREKVGISVRKLIPLNVIPKRCSGVMAG encoded by the exons ATGGAGTTCATCTGCGGTTTCCTTGTTTGGGCAAGTTTGTTCTTATCTTTGGCTGTGATTCTATGCCGGAGAGGGAAAATTTTGGGACAAGGAACCAAGAATTTGCCTCCAGGGCCTCCAGGTTGGCCAATCTTGGGCAATATTTTTGATCTAGGAATTGCACCACACAAAGCTTTAGAGGAGCTTAAGTTTAAGTATGGACCTGTTCTCTGGCTCAGACTAGGATCCATGGATACAGTGGTGATACAATCAGCTAAGACTGCGGCTGAGCTGCTTAAGAATCACGATACCAGCTTCTGTGACCGTAAGTCTCTTGAAGTATTTAATTGTCATAACTACAGAGATGGGTCACTTGCTGTTGGCCAGTTTAGCCCCTACTGGCGTATGATTAGGCGTCTTTGCTCGGTGGAAATGATGACAGTCAAGCGAGTCAATGATACAGCTTCCACTCGGCGGAAGTGCATCCACCAGATGATTAG GAGTATTGAAGATGATACAGCAGCTGCAACTGCAAGGGGAGAGTCAGGGGTAGTGAATTTACCTCACTATCTCTTCCTAATGTCATTCAACATAGTTGGTAACCTTATGCTCTCGAGAGACGTTGTGGATTCACAGTGTAAAGAAGGGTATGAATTTTTTCAAGCTATGGGAATGGTTTCAGTGTGGGCTGGGAAGCCAAATTTAGCAGATTTTTTTCCATTCTTGAAATGGTTAGATCCACAAGGACTAAAGAGAAACATGACGAGAGATATGGGACGAGCTTTGGAGATTGTTGAAGGGTTTGTGAAAGAAAGGATTGAGGAATACAAATTTGGGGATAAGGAGAAAGCTAGTAAGGACTTCTTAGACACTTTGTTGGAATTTGAAGGTGATGGCAAAGATTGGCATGAGAAGATCCCATATGAAAGACTCATCATACTCGTATTG GAAATGTTTTTTGCTGGGTCAGAGACTACGAGTACAGTAATAGAATGGGCCATGGCAGAGTTACTTCGTCAACCTGAAGCCATGAGAAAGGTGAAAGAAGAACTCATTGAAGTTGTTGGAGAAAACAGAAATGTTGAAGAGAGTGACATAGACAAACTACCATATTTGCAAGTTGTTGTGAAGGAAACACTTAGGTTACATCCCCCACTTCCTTTGCTCCTGCCAAGAAACACAATACAAGACACAAAGTTCGTTGGGTACGATGTACCCAAAGATACTCAAGTTTTAGTGAATGCATGGGCAATAGGAAGAGATCCAGATTCTTGGGAAGATCCCTTGAGCTTCAAGCCTGAGAGGTTTCTAGGTTTAAACATTGACTACAAGGGGCAAAATTTTGAGCTAATTCCATTTGGATCAGGAAGGAGGATTTGTGTAGGTATGTTATTTGCTCAAAGAGTAATTCTCCTTGGTCTAGCATCTTTAATTCACTGTTTTAATTGGGAACTTGATAAGGATTCAACCCATGAGACTTTAGATATGAGAGAAAAGGTTGGGATATCTGTTCGAAAACTTATACCTTTGAATGTGATACCCAAGAGATGTTCGGGAGTGATGGCTGGCTAA
- the LOC110624521 gene encoding iridoid oxidase yields MEFICGFLVWASLFLSLAVIVCRRGKILGQGTKNLPPGPPGWPILGNIFDLGIAPHQALEELKFKYGPVLWLRLGSMDTVVIQSAKTAAELLKNHDTSFCDRKSLEVFNCLNYRDGSLAVGQFSPYWRMIRRLCSVEMMTVKRVNDTASIRRKCILQMIRSIEDDTAAATARGESGVVNLPHYLFLMSFNIVGNLMLSRDVVDSQCKEGYEFFQAMGMVSVWAGKPNLADFFPFLKWLDPQGLKRNMTRDMGRALEIVEGFVKERIEEYKFGDKEKASKDFLDTLLEFEGDGKDWHEKIPYERLIILVLEMFFAGSETTSTVIEWAMAELLRQPEAMRKVKEELIEVVGENRNVEESDIEKLPYLQVVVKETLRLHPPLPLLLPRNTIQDTKFVGYDVPKDTQVLVNAWAIGRDPDSWEDPLSFKPERFLGLNIDYKGQNFELIPFGSGRRICVGMLFAQRVILLGLASLIHCFNWELDKDSTHETLDMREKVGISVRKLIPLNVIPKRCSRGMAG; encoded by the exons ATGGAGTTCATCTGCGGTTTCCTTGTTTGGGCAAGTTTGTTCTTATCTTTGGCTGTGATTGTATGCCGGAGAGGGAAAATTTTGGGACAAGGAACCAAGAATTTGCCTCCAGGGCCTCCAGGTTGGCCAATCTTGGGCAATATTTTTGATCTAGGAATTGCACCACACCAAGCTTTAGAGGAGCTTAAGTTTAAGTATGGACCTGTTCTCTGGCTCAGACTAGGATCCATGGATACAGTTGTGATACAATCAGCTAAGACTGCGGCTGAGCTGCTTAAGAATCACGATACCAGCTTCTGTGACCGTAAGTCTCTTGAAGTATTTAACTGTCTTAACTACAGAGATGGGTCACTTGCTGTTGGCCAGTTTAGCCCCTACTGGCGTATGATTAGGCGTCTTTGCTCGGTGGAAATGATGACCGTCAAGCGAGTCAATGATACAGCTTCCATTCGGCGGAAGTGCATCCTCCAGATGATTAG GAGTATTGAAGATGATACAGCAGCTGCAACTGCAAGGGGAGAGTCAGGGGTAGTGAATTTACCTCACTATCTCTTCCTAATGTCATTCAACATAGTTGGTAACCTTATGCTCTCGAGAGACGTTGTGGATTCACAGTGTAAAGAAGGGTATGAATTTTTTCAAGCTATGGGAATGGTTTCAGTGTGGGCTGGGAAGCCAAATTTAGCAGATTTTTTTCCATTCTTGAAATGGTTAGATCCACAAGGACTAAAGAGAAACATGACGAGAGATATGGGACGAGCTTTGGAGATTGTTGAAGGGTTTGTGAAAGAAAGGATTGAGGAATACAAATTTGGGGATAAGGAGAAAGCTAGTAAGGACTTCTTAGACACTTTGTTGGAATTTGAAGGTGATGGCAAAGATTGGCATGAGAAGATCCCATATGAAAGGCTCATCATACTCGTATTG GAAATGTTTTTTGCTGGGTCAGAGACTACGAGTACAGTAATAGAATGGGCCATGGCAGAGTTACTTCGTCAACCTGAAGCCATGAGAAAGGTTAAAGAAGAACTCATTGAAGTTGTTGGAGAAAACAGAAATGTTGAAGAGAGTGACATAGAGAAACTACCATATTTGCAAGTTGTCGTGAAGGAAACACTTAGATTACATCCCCCACTTCCTTTGCTCCTTCCAAGAAACACAATACAAGACACAAAGTTCGTTGGGTACGATGTACCTAAAGATACTCAAGTTTTAGTGAATGCATGGGCAATAGGAAGAGATCCAGATTCTTGGGAAGATCCCTTGAGCTTCAAGCctgagaggtttttaggtttaaACATTGACTACAAGGGGCAAAATTTTGAGCTAATTCCATTTGGATCAGGAAGGAGGATTTGTGTAGGTATGTTATTTGCTCAAAGAGTAATTCTCCTTGGTCTAGCATCTTTAATTCACTGTTTTAATTGGGAACTTGACAAAGATTCAACCCATGAGACCTTAGATATGAGAGAAAAGGTTGGGATATCTGTTCGAAAACTTATACCTTTGAATGTGATACCCAAGAGATGTTCGAGAGGGATGGCTGGGTAA
- the LOC110624520 gene encoding E3 ubiquitin-protein ligase UPL5: MDRKFHSRQTVECMFISNLISRGETQEIQKKWNETMDSIDQKIQAIIRIPLVRLRLIRIGKQLECEKMHVHGSIQNTGRIHLVSPSHLRPWQIVDKMISVICFYGRYVPSAYTQMENCINEFFSMCPYENKCYLEVIRLSFVPELLVSLYLSPYQVDKAIAAGMIMHILKLSRIVLSKDWRNECARLVLEFCELLRRVSHEDSLYLSCRSALGLLLKNMDIASWLYGEDAKGANCLMKEIFSFVGELGNRLCEDLVSSTESPWNSGPFFGDVCDFKAFLRPLFAVIKRDPSSDPIIKRDYEEAFEFLYATFCKLLRKMDECLLKMQCCFPLNTTWVDVTVWNGWFQHLAILEELHRISEFYEVAERELWMSLRQREFALCVLLVKYLKPTDDIRWLLEHKNEHGYEFRRHLARQMIPKANEDLQRSLQIVIDKYINMEASFIHVEGHQLLPNDLFLQLRVQEGSGAGLNNYRTCYLKEKWFPSIFQAIFNPENALFVACPNDPTRLYPNPAIKPKTLHLQYFQLAGQLIALALIHKVRVGVVFDRTFFLQLAGKTISLEDIRDADPSFYSNCKQIMEMVSKPIVSDALELRFIGGAEYKRSADLCPDGKSIVVNRKNWKIFVDLIIEHRFVTSISKQVSYFTQGLTDVLGDIHLQKFFFHCLDLEDLDWMMQGSGSSVSLYDLKANAASFKYYSDRRRHVIANWEKGRLLGRGSFGSVYEGYAAGGFFFAVKEVQLLDQGNQEIQTKQCIYQIEQEIALLSQFNHPNIVQYYGTDKDEAKLYIFLELVSSGSLAEIYSRYHLKDSQVAAYTRQILHGLKYLHEHNVIHRDIKCANILVNVGGTVRLADFGLAKVTEFNNLIKSCKGTPCWMAPEVVNPKRRGGYGLPADIWSLGCTVLEMLIRRRPYSHLEPAQVLYRIGIGEPPPVPDFLSGLSQDFILKCLQVNPDDRPTAAELLDHPFLRRSSHA, translated from the exons ATGGACAGGAAATTCCATTCACGCCAAACAGTAGAGTGCATGTTTATCAGTAATTTGATATCTCGTGGTGAAACCCaagaaattcaaaagaaatgGAACGAAACTATGGATTCTATTGATCAGAAAATCCAAGCCATTATCAGAATTCCACTTGTCAGATTAAGGTTAATTCGAATTGGGAAGCAGCTAGAGTGCGAGAAAATGCACGTGCATGGTTCAATTCAAAACACTGGACGCATTCACTTGGTGAGCCCAAGCCACCTACGGCCTTGGCAAATTGTTGATAAGATGATTTCGGTGATCTGCTTTTACGGGAGATACGTGCCTTCAGCGTATACCCAGATGGAGAATTGCATAAATGAGTTCTTCTCAATGTGCCCATATGAGAACAAATGTTATCTAGAGGTAATTCGGCTGTCCTTTGTTCCAGAATTGTTGGTCTCCCTTTACTTGTCACCGTATCAAGTGGACAAAGCCATTGCTGCTGGAATGATTATGCATATTCTGAAGTTGAGTAGAATAGTATTATCGAAAGATTGGCGAAACGAATGTGCACGTTTGGTGTTAGAGTTTTGTGAATTGCTCAGGAGGGTGTCTCATGAGGATTCTCTGTATCTTTCTTGCCGGAGTGCTCTTGGGTTGTTACTCAAAAACATGGACATTGCTAGTTGGTTGTATGGAGAGGATGCCAAGGGAGCCAACTGTTTGATGAAGgagattttttcttttgttggtgAGCTGGGGAATAGGTTGTGTGAAGATTTGGTTTCCAGTACAGAATCTCCCTGGAATTCAGGGCCCTTTTTTGGTGATGTTTGTGACTTCAAGGCTTTTTTGCGCCCTTTGTTTGCTGTTATTAAGAGAGATCCTAGTTCTGATCCCATTATCAAGAGGGATTACGAGGAAGCCTTTGAGTTTCTTTATGCTACATTTTGTAAATTGTTGAGAAAGATGGATGAGTGTCTTCTTAAGATGCAGTGTTGTTTTCCTTTGAACACAACATGGGTAGATGTTACTGTCTGGAATGGATGGTTTCAGCATCTTGCCATTTTGGAGGAACTGCATAGAATCAGTGAATTTTACGAGGTCGCTGAAAGAGAATTGTGGATGTCTTTACGGCAGAGAGAGTTTGCACTATGTGTGCTGCTTGTTAAATATTTGAAGCCAACAGATGATATTAGGTGGCTACTAGAGCATAAGAATGAGCATGGCTATGAATTTAGAAGGCATTTGGCCAGGCAGATGATTCCCAAGGCAAATGAAGATCTCCAAAGATCGCTTCAGATAGTAATTGACAAGTACATCAACATGGAAGCATCATTCATCCATGTTGAAGGCCATCAGCTGCTGCCTAACGATTTGTTTTTACAACTCAGGGTACAAGAAGGGAGTGGAGCAGGACTCAATAACTACAGGACATGTTATTTGAAGGAGAAGTGGTTTCCCTCAATATTCCAGGCCATATTCAATCCAGAAAATGCTCTTTTTGTGGCATGTCCAAATGATCCTACACGGCTTTATCCTAATCCTG CAATTAAGCCGAAGACCTTGCACCTTCAGTATTTCCAGTTGGCTGGTCAACTGATAGCATTAGCTTTGATTCATAAAGTGCGAGTAGGTGTTGTCTTTGATCGTACATTTTTCTTACAATTGGCTGGAAAGACTATTTCATTAGAAGATATACGGGATGCAGATCCATCCTTTTATAGTAACTGCAAGCAGATAATGGAGATGGTATCCAAGCCTATTGTTTCTGATGCTTTAGAACTAAGGTTTATTGGAGGTGCAGAGTACAAGAGGAGCGCAGACCTTTGCCCTGATGGAAAGAGCATAGTTGTGAATAGAAAAAATTGGAAAATATTTGTTGATCTTATCATTGAACACCGCTTTGTTACGTCTATCTCTAAACAGGTTTCTTATTTTACTCAAGGCCTTACTGATGTCCTTGGTGACATACATCTCCAGAAGTTCTTTTTCCATTGTTTagatcttgaagatcttgattGGATGATGCAAGGAAGTGGAAGCAGTGTTTCTCTTTATGATTTGAAGGCAAATGCAGCAAGCTTCAAGTATTAT AGTGACAGAAGGAGACATGTTATTGCAAATTGGGAAAAAGGTAGGCTTTTGGGACGCGGGTCATTTGGATCCGTGTATGAAGGATATGCAGCTGGGGGTTTCTTTTTTGCTGTGAAGGAAGTTCAATTGCTTGATCAAGGAAATCAAGAAATTCAAACAAAGCAGTGTATTTACCAAATAGAGCAGGAGATTGCTTTATTAAGCCAGTTCAACCATCCAAACATAGTTCAATATTACGGCACAGACAAGGACGAAGCAAAGCTTTATATTTTTCTAGAGCTTGTAAGTAGTGGCTCTCTTGCAGAAATTTACAGCAGGTATCATCTCAAGGATTCCCAAGTGGCTGCTTACACTAGACAGATACTACATGGCTTGAAGTACCTTCACGAGCACAATGTTATTCACAGGGACATCAAATGCGCAAATATATTGGTGAATGTTGGTGGAACTGTGAGACTTGCAGATTTTGGATTGGCAAAAGTGACCGAATTTAATAACCTTATAAAATCCTGCAAGGGAACTCCATGTTGGATGGCCCCGGAGGTCGTCAACCCAAAAAGAAGAGGAGGGTATGGGCTTCCAGCAGACATATGGAGTCTCGGATGCACTGTATTGGAAATGTTAATCAGGAGACGTCCATATTCTCATCTGGAACCTGCACAGGTTTTGTACAGGATTGGAATCGGTGAGCCACCTCCAGTTCCTGATTTTCTGTCTGGTTTATCACAGGACTTTATACTGAAATGCCTGCAAGTCAATCCAGATGATCGTCCCACTGCTGCTGAGCTCTTGGACCATCCATTTTTAAGGAGGTCATCTCATGCCTAA